In one Ralstonia pickettii genomic region, the following are encoded:
- the pdeM gene encoding ligase-associated DNA damage response endonuclease PdeM encodes MTFAKDYAIQCAGETVWLLPERALWWPAQRMLMVADAHFGKAATFRARGVPVPAGSTSQAVARLDAMLARLPVAHIAWLGDLLHAREAHAAIDALAAWRARHAEVACTLVRGNHDRHAGDPPADLRFNVVEEPWAIGPFALCHEPQRVPDRYVIAGHVHPGVVISGPARDRLRLPCFRFGATGALLPAFGEFTGLWTAPAAPGEALFAVADDCVWPLPS; translated from the coding sequence ATGACGTTCGCCAAAGACTACGCCATCCAATGCGCGGGCGAGACCGTATGGCTGCTGCCCGAGCGCGCGCTATGGTGGCCTGCGCAACGCATGCTGATGGTGGCCGATGCGCATTTCGGCAAGGCGGCCACGTTCCGGGCGCGCGGCGTGCCGGTGCCGGCTGGGAGCACGAGCCAGGCGGTCGCCCGCTTGGATGCCATGCTCGCCAGGCTGCCGGTGGCGCATATCGCGTGGCTGGGCGATCTCCTGCACGCACGCGAGGCGCACGCAGCCATTGATGCGCTCGCCGCCTGGCGCGCACGCCACGCCGAGGTCGCTTGCACGCTGGTCCGCGGCAACCACGACCGCCATGCCGGAGACCCACCTGCCGACCTGCGCTTTAACGTGGTGGAAGAGCCGTGGGCGATCGGGCCCTTCGCGCTGTGCCATGAACCGCAGCGGGTGCCCGATCGCTACGTCATCGCCGGACATGTGCACCCGGGCGTCGTCATCAGCGGACCGGCTCGGGACCGCCTCCGGCTGCCGTGTTTCAGGTTTGGAGCGACCGGCGCCCTGCTGCCCGCATTTGGCGAGTTCACCGGCTTGTGGACGGCACCGGCTGCACCCGGAGAAGCGCTCTTTGCTGTCGCCGACGACTGCGTCTGGCCACTGCCCAGCTAA